The Aureitalea marina genome includes a window with the following:
- a CDS encoding peptide MFS transporter: MEFKFGGSEINQRTVIGHPSGLFVLFFTEMWERFSYYGMRALLVLFLTASLLDEGWGWERADALILYGWYTGLVYLTPIFGGLIADKLLGYRNAIVLGALIMTIGHASMALEVFADFFFFIGLLCLIIGNGLFKPNISSIVGQLYKTQGKEKDAGYTIFYMGINAGAFLGILLCGYIGEKIGWHWGFGLAGIFMFLGMLQFHYAQKIFGNIGLKPKRTEDVEDTLEDALEETKEAFEDVKEEAESSKVTRDRIQVIAVFALFTVFFWWAFEQAGGSMTIFAADYTDRALEGSAAMTFKVINAIITLVPMVVITIVLALLFKQTFGAYAISNVWLGLSFVIIWGIVIWMLNREFAADATEVPASWFSVLNSLYIILFAPVFSKIWESKFNPSGPIKFAIGLILVGVGFAILSYGASTIPDGARVASVSMVFLILAYLFHTLGELCVSPVGLSYVSKLAPLKLVGMMFGIWFVSNFVANLLGGLTGSYIDTISESYGLSTFFLIFTAIPVLAGIIMIIINPILLKKMHGIR; the protein is encoded by the coding sequence ATGGAATTTAAATTTGGTGGTTCGGAGATCAATCAGCGAACCGTGATCGGGCACCCTTCCGGTCTTTTCGTTCTCTTCTTTACAGAAATGTGGGAGCGCTTCTCCTACTATGGAATGCGAGCCCTGTTGGTTCTCTTTCTGACCGCAAGCCTTTTGGATGAGGGCTGGGGATGGGAAAGAGCCGATGCCCTGATTCTATATGGATGGTACACAGGATTGGTCTATTTGACACCGATCTTTGGTGGACTGATCGCCGATAAACTGTTAGGATATCGAAATGCCATTGTTTTAGGGGCCTTGATAATGACCATAGGACACGCATCTATGGCATTGGAGGTGTTCGCCGATTTCTTTTTCTTTATTGGACTACTCTGTCTGATCATCGGGAACGGATTGTTCAAACCGAATATTTCTTCTATAGTGGGCCAGTTGTATAAGACACAAGGGAAGGAGAAGGATGCCGGATATACCATTTTCTATATGGGGATCAATGCCGGTGCCTTTCTCGGGATTTTACTTTGTGGATATATCGGAGAGAAGATCGGATGGCACTGGGGCTTTGGTCTGGCGGGGATTTTTATGTTCCTCGGTATGCTACAGTTTCATTATGCCCAGAAGATCTTTGGTAATATCGGATTAAAACCCAAGCGAACAGAAGATGTGGAAGACACCTTGGAAGATGCCTTGGAAGAAACCAAAGAAGCCTTTGAAGATGTCAAAGAAGAGGCTGAAAGCTCAAAGGTTACTCGAGATAGGATACAGGTAATTGCTGTGTTTGCCTTGTTTACGGTATTCTTCTGGTGGGCGTTCGAACAGGCCGGAGGATCTATGACCATCTTTGCGGCAGATTATACAGATCGAGCGCTTGAAGGGAGTGCAGCCATGACCTTTAAGGTGATCAATGCAATTATCACTCTGGTTCCTATGGTGGTCATTACCATCGTTCTGGCCTTACTGTTCAAACAGACCTTTGGAGCTTATGCGATCTCCAACGTTTGGCTCGGTTTGAGTTTTGTGATCATTTGGGGCATCGTAATTTGGATGCTCAACCGCGAATTTGCAGCTGATGCAACTGAAGTTCCTGCTTCATGGTTCTCAGTATTGAACTCCCTTTATATCATCTTATTTGCTCCGGTCTTTTCGAAGATCTGGGAGAGTAAGTTCAACCCATCCGGACCCATTAAATTTGCGATCGGTCTGATTCTGGTAGGTGTAGGTTTCGCCATTCTTTCATACGGGGCGTCTACTATACCAGATGGAGCCCGCGTAGCTTCTGTCAGTATGGTATTCCTGATCCTCGCTTATTTGTTCCACACCCTGGGCGAACTCTGTGTTTCTCCAGTAGGTCTGTCCTATGTGAGTAAACTCGCTCCCCTGAAGTTGGTTGGAATGATGTTTGGAATTTGGTTTGTATCTAATTTTGTGGCCAACTTATTAGGAGGACTAACAGGTAGTTATATCGATACCATCTCGGAAAGTTATGGTCTGTCTACCTTCTTCCTGATCTTTACAGCCATTCCTGTATTGGCGGGTATCATTATGATCATTATCAATCCGATCCTGCTCAAGAAGATGCACGGAATCCGTTAA
- a CDS encoding thioredoxin family protein → MKKIVLLFCLLVSLALTAQEEIQWMSMNEALAAQQEEPKKIMIDVYTTWCGPCKLMDKNTFSNSDVVAYINANYYPVKFNAEGTEEITYDGFTYTNPNYQEGRKGRNATHFFADALNLSGYPSLAFFDDKGKYIQAIPGYRTPQELEIYLKMIATNDYKDITTMEKWETYQKDFVSTFQD, encoded by the coding sequence ATGAAGAAGATAGTCTTGCTGTTTTGTCTGTTGGTTTCACTGGCTTTAACCGCCCAGGAGGAGATCCAATGGATGAGCATGAACGAAGCCCTTGCTGCTCAGCAGGAGGAACCTAAGAAGATCATGATCGATGTCTACACCACCTGGTGTGGCCCATGCAAGCTCATGGATAAGAATACCTTTAGCAATTCCGATGTGGTGGCTTACATCAATGCCAATTATTACCCGGTAAAATTCAATGCCGAAGGAACAGAAGAGATCACTTACGATGGCTTTACTTATACTAATCCCAATTATCAGGAAGGACGTAAGGGAAGAAATGCGACCCATTTCTTTGCAGATGCCCTAAATCTGAGTGGATATCCATCTTTGGCCTTTTTCGATGATAAAGGGAAGTATATTCAGGCAATACCTGGGTATCGAACCCCACAGGAATTGGAGATCTACTTAAAGATGATCGCAACCAACGATTACAAGGATATCACCACCATGGAGAAGTGGGAAACCTATCAAAAGGATTTTGTAAGTACTTTTCAGGACTGA
- a CDS encoding ComEC/Rec2 family competence protein, translating into MKPANRYVIFRLALAFATGIALAWLVPSSTKVLETGILPTVIVLIIGFFRLRKTGFEWAANLIFLILGGLSLQASLLENGHYPLSTAICSDKDQLIKLEITAVRKPNSFYQVYVANVTRMDSSHVHGRVLLRTALTDSLQLIPGDQMLVYANMDQLDAPSNPGQWDMRSYWNIKQVFHQIKLNASQILTKYPREPNWNSRIYRFRKKLISDLKSSGLEEDQLGVTIAMLLGDRSGVDTELRQNFQKAGAMHLLAISGLHVGLIFLILKWISHPLGRIRGTRFVQILFILTGICGFACISGLSPSVVRASLLMIVYTLTQFYNRPVDSTQLLSMILLGLLIYRPLYLFDLGFQLSFLSVLSILWLAPPLINSVKTPWKMIKWIRGMVAVSIAAQLGVLPLSLYYFHQFSSVFWISSLLVIPAIGVVLVAGIVITVLAFYQHDIPWLIQGYNTFLGELLRLMEAVGTWGPWFEDVHFPLEYSLASAGIISALVFWIHSKNGIFRKLFFLSVLGTISLIAWKDLKNSKETFYVLHQWGETLVAEQQGDQLIWMHSDSLTTAEDNYAIRDLIRHNNTKLAKHKSYEYLTCWKRGKLLIVDSLGVYPAGIRSNWILLTQNAPIHLQRMIDSLRPTQIIADGSNWPALVERWNKTCLKNKIRFHYTGESGAYVVDLD; encoded by the coding sequence ATGAAACCCGCAAACCGTTATGTGATCTTTCGTTTAGCCCTGGCTTTTGCCACAGGGATAGCACTTGCCTGGTTAGTACCTTCGTCGACCAAGGTATTGGAAACAGGAATACTCCCAACAGTCATCGTCCTGATCATTGGGTTTTTTAGGCTCAGGAAAACTGGTTTCGAATGGGCAGCAAACCTCATTTTTTTGATCCTGGGCGGGCTAAGCCTACAGGCTTCATTACTGGAGAACGGACACTATCCCTTGAGCACAGCCATATGTTCGGATAAGGACCAATTGATCAAATTAGAGATTACCGCCGTCCGTAAACCCAATTCATTCTACCAGGTCTATGTTGCTAATGTAACACGCATGGATTCATCCCATGTCCATGGTCGTGTATTGCTGAGAACAGCACTCACAGATAGTCTGCAACTTATTCCAGGTGATCAAATGCTCGTATACGCGAACATGGACCAACTGGATGCTCCCAGCAATCCCGGGCAATGGGATATGAGATCATACTGGAACATCAAACAGGTATTTCATCAGATCAAATTAAATGCCTCACAGATACTCACGAAATATCCCAGGGAGCCCAATTGGAATAGTAGGATCTATCGGTTTCGGAAAAAGCTAATTTCAGACTTGAAGAGTTCCGGACTTGAGGAAGATCAACTTGGGGTAACCATAGCCATGCTCCTGGGGGACCGAAGCGGTGTGGATACCGAACTGCGCCAGAATTTCCAAAAAGCCGGTGCTATGCATTTACTGGCGATTTCCGGTTTGCATGTAGGCCTGATCTTTCTAATTCTTAAGTGGATCAGTCATCCGCTGGGACGTATACGTGGTACCCGATTCGTCCAGATCCTTTTCATCCTGACCGGTATCTGCGGCTTTGCCTGCATAAGCGGTTTGAGCCCGTCGGTGGTCAGGGCCTCCCTACTTATGATCGTTTATACGCTCACCCAATTCTATAACCGACCGGTGGATTCTACCCAGCTATTGAGCATGATATTATTGGGCTTATTGATCTATAGGCCCCTTTATCTGTTTGACCTGGGGTTTCAATTGAGTTTTCTATCCGTGCTTTCCATTCTGTGGCTCGCACCACCTCTGATCAACTCTGTAAAGACACCTTGGAAAATGATAAAATGGATACGGGGAATGGTCGCAGTCAGTATTGCGGCACAACTAGGTGTATTGCCATTGAGCTTGTATTATTTTCACCAGTTCTCATCTGTCTTCTGGATCAGTAGTTTATTGGTCATTCCCGCAATAGGAGTTGTTCTTGTTGCCGGGATTGTGATAACAGTGCTTGCTTTTTATCAGCATGATATCCCTTGGTTGATACAGGGCTATAATACATTTTTGGGAGAGCTTCTCAGGCTTATGGAGGCCGTCGGAACATGGGGGCCCTGGTTTGAGGATGTTCACTTCCCTTTAGAATATAGCCTGGCTAGTGCAGGTATTATTAGTGCGTTGGTGTTCTGGATCCATAGTAAAAATGGAATCTTTAGAAAGCTGTTCTTTCTATCGGTATTGGGCACAATTTCTTTGATTGCCTGGAAGGACCTAAAGAATTCCAAGGAGACCTTTTATGTTTTGCATCAGTGGGGCGAGACCCTGGTAGCCGAACAGCAAGGAGACCAGCTCATTTGGATGCATTCCGATTCTTTGACCACGGCAGAAGATAATTATGCCATTAGGGACCTGATCCGTCATAACAACACCAAACTAGCGAAGCATAAAAGCTATGAATATCTCACCTGTTGGAAAAGAGGTAAACTGCTTATTGTGGACAGCTTAGGCGTATACCCTGCTGGGATTCGATCAAATTGGATCTTGCTGACACAAAACGCGCCGATCCACTTGCAGCGCATGATCGATTCTCTTCGGCCAACTCAGATTATTGCTGATGGTTCTAACTGGCCCGCCTTGGTTGAGCGGTGGAACAAGACCTGCCTAAAAAACAAAATCCGCTTTCACTATACAGGCGAAAGCGGAGCTTATGTCGTTGATCTGGATTGA